The Fortiea contorta PCC 7126 genome has a segment encoding these proteins:
- the trpD gene encoding anthranilate phosphoribosyltransferase: MTNSSITTPELSPSWYLLLQQLLDRQSLSRSQSAELMQGWLTASVPLELSGAILTALHFKGVSAEELTGMAEVLQSQSALHSPDELIAVTDRQNPPLLIDTCGTGGDGSSTFNISTAVAFVAAAYGVPVAKHGNRSASSLTGSADVLEALGVNLTAAGERVQAAVQEVGITFLFAPGWHPALKAVAQLRRNLKVRTVFNLLGPLVNPLHPQGQVVGIFDPQLLATVAQALHQLGKQKAIVVHGRERLDEAGLGDLTDLAVLSAGEVQLTSVNPEEIGLTPAPIGALRGGDVQENAEILKAVLQGKSTQAQQDVVALNASLALQVAGVIPLLAHEQGIQAAREILNSGAPWVKLEQLVQFLKN; the protein is encoded by the coding sequence ATGACAAATTCATCAATCACTACACCCGAATTATCTCCTAGTTGGTATCTTTTGTTGCAACAACTCTTAGACCGTCAATCTCTGTCTCGCAGCCAATCAGCTGAATTGATGCAAGGGTGGCTGACCGCATCAGTACCATTAGAATTATCAGGAGCAATTTTAACGGCGTTGCACTTTAAAGGAGTTTCGGCTGAAGAGTTGACGGGGATGGCTGAGGTGTTACAATCTCAATCGGCTCTACACAGCCCAGATGAGTTGATTGCCGTTACAGATAGGCAAAACCCTCCCCTGCTCATCGACACCTGTGGTACCGGTGGTGATGGGTCATCAACTTTTAACATTTCCACAGCGGTGGCGTTTGTCGCGGCGGCTTATGGGGTTCCTGTTGCCAAGCATGGAAATCGCTCGGCGTCAAGTCTTACGGGTAGTGCAGATGTGTTAGAAGCCCTGGGAGTGAATTTAACTGCTGCTGGCGAAAGGGTACAAGCAGCCGTACAAGAGGTGGGAATCACTTTTTTATTTGCCCCTGGTTGGCACCCTGCACTGAAAGCTGTGGCTCAATTGCGGCGAAATCTCAAGGTACGGACTGTGTTTAATCTCCTCGGCCCCTTGGTAAATCCTCTACATCCCCAGGGACAGGTTGTGGGGATATTCGATCCCCAACTGTTAGCAACGGTGGCTCAAGCTTTACACCAATTGGGTAAGCAAAAAGCAATTGTAGTCCATGGACGGGAAAGATTGGATGAGGCGGGGTTGGGCGATTTAACTGATTTAGCAGTTTTATCTGCAGGTGAAGTACAGTTAACTTCCGTTAATCCTGAAGAAATTGGCTTGACACCTGCGCCCATAGGTGCATTACGGGGTGGTGATGTCCAAGAAAACGCGGAGATTTTGAAAGCGGTACTCCAAGGTAAAAGTACTCAAGCACAACAGGACGTGGTGGCTCTCAATGCTTCACTGGCGCTGCAGGTAGCTGGTGTGATTCCGCTGTTAGCCCATGAGCAAGGAATTCAAGCCGCTAGGGAGATCCTAAATAGTGGCGCTCCTTGGGTAAAGTTGGAGCAATTAGTCCAGTTCCTGAAGAATTAA